CCAGCGCACCGAACTGGTCAAATGCCGCGGCTCCAATCTGCAGGTGCCGGCCAGTGCCGAGATCGTGCTCGAAGGCGTGATCCATCCTGGCGAGATGGCCGATGAGGGTCCCTTTGGCGACCACACCGGCTACTACAATGAGGTCGATCGCTTCCCGGTATTTACCGTCGAGCGCATTACCAGCCGGGAAAAGCCGATTTATCACAGCACCTATACCGGTCGGCCGCCGGATGAGCCGGCGATTCTTGGTGTGGCACTGAATGAAGTTTTCGTGCCGATTCTGCAGAAGCAGTTTCCGGAAATCACCGATTTCTATTTGCCACCGGAGGGCTGTTCCTACCGCATGGCGGTGGTGTCGATGAAAAAACAGTACCCGGGCCACGCCAAGCGCGTGATGCTCGGCGTATGGAGTTTCCTCCGCCAGTTCATGTACACCAAATTCGTGATCGTCACCGATGACGATATTAATATCCGCGACTGGAATGACGTGATCTGGGCCATTACCACGCGCATGGATCCCAAGCGCGATACGGTAATGATCGACAATACGCCGATCGATTATCTGGACTTCGCCTCACCGGTCTCCGGCCTGGGCAGCAAGATGGGGCTGGATGCGACCAACAAGTGGCCAGGCGAAACCAGCCGCGAATGGGGCGTCGCCATCAGTCAGGACCCAGCAGTGAAGCAGCGGGTGGACAGCATCTGGGCGGAACTGGGGATTGACTGACTCCGCCGTGTCGCCCGGTTTTGCGGTAACCTTGCAGCCCTCCGGCCACAAGCTTGAACTGCTGCCGGGTGAACGTATTCTCGACGGCGCCCGTCGAATGGGTTTCAGCGCTCCGCAGAGCTGCCGTAACGGCAACTGCCATATCTGTGCCGCCAGGCTGCTCAGTGGCAGCGCTCGGCAGACCGGGCAGATCCTGACGGACGGCGAACTTTATACCTGTGTAGCCGAGCCGCTGCAGGACTGCGAACTTTTTTGGGAGGGTATTTTGGCTCCAAACGAATTACCGCTGAATGATATCGCCTGTCAGGTCACTGCCTGCGAACCGATGGGCGGCGACGTGTGGCGTGTCATGTTGCGGATGCCCGCTGGCAAGTCACTGCACTTCCATGCCGGCCAGTATCTGTTGCTCAAGCGTCCCGATGGTGAAGCTTCGGCGTTCTCCATCGCTTCTGCGCCGCATGAAGGTCGCAACCTGGAGCTGCATATTCTCGGACGGGAGCCGGCTACGCTGGAGCTGATCGAGTCCCTGCGCCGCGAACGGATTGCCCACGTGCAGATCCCGCTGGGCGACTGCCACCTGGCACTGCTGCCTGATCGTCCCATCGTGCTGATTGCTGCCGGCACCGGCCTGTCACAGATGCAGAGCATGGTGCAGCACTTGCTGAATGTCGGCTTCAGTCATGCGATACATCTTTATTGGGGTGTGCGCCATGGTGACGAGCTGTATCAAGCGGCGCACTGGGAGTCCTGGCAACAGAACGACAAACTGGTGCTGCACAAAATCGTCAGCGACCACCCGGAATGGACAGGCCGTCACGGCCTGCTGCATCAAGCCATCAGCGAGGATCTGGGTGATTTGAGCCAGTACGAGTTCTATGTCAGTGGTTCGCCGGCGATGGTCTATGCCACGCTGGATGCCTTGAGTGAAGCCGGCATGCCTGCTGAGCAGATGCATGCCGACGCTTTCAGCTACGCACCGCGCAGCTGAAAGCGCAGACGCTACTCATCTCACCGGGGAGCTGGCATCGGCAGGTCGGGCAGGTCGTTGGCCATCAGTTCGAAACCCTGACGCAACATGGCCTGACTAGCCGCTTGATCGCCCAGATGCTCCAGTAGCCGCACCAGCTCTGCACAGGTCTGGATATCACGCTTGCTGCCATAACTGGCTTCCAGATACTCCCGAGCCTTGCCCCACAGACTATTGCGCAATGCCAGACGCCCCAACGCGAGCAACAGAGTGGCGTTGTGCGGGTGCTCGGCCAGCCAATGCTCGGCAGTAGTCAACTGACGGGCCGGATCCTTGCCCTGAACCAGACCATAAAGGTGCACCAAGCGCTCGTTGAAGTTCTGACGTAACGCATGGCGCAACGTCTCTTCTGCCAGCTCTGTTTGACCCAGTGCGCGTAGCTGCAGGCAGTAGACCTCTATCAGTGCGGGATCCTGCTTCAACGTCTTCGGCAGCGGCTCCCAGACCGCCGTCACCGCATTGGTCTGCCCTGGCTCCTGATGCTGACCGCGCTGACCGGCCTGCGTCAGCAGGGCGATATATACCTGATGTTCCAGTGCCTGTTGCTCGGCAGGCTTGAGCAACTTGTGCCGACGCAGCTCAGGGAGCAATTGCTCCAGACGGTTCCAGTCCTCCAGGCGTGCATACAGCTGGCCCATCAACTTCAGTGCATACAGATGCTTGGGGTGATCCTTGCGCAAGCGCGTCAAGGTGGCTAGCGCCTGCTCCAGTTGGCCGCGGGCAATCTGCAACTGCGCCTGGGTCACGGCAATCGCCACGTCTGCCTTCGGCGTGGTTTCGTAGGCTTCTCGCAGCAGGCTGTCGCACTCGACATAATCTTCCAGTTCGTGCGCCGCACGCGCCGCTGCCAGATAGTTGATCAGTGGCTGCTCGGTATGCGGCGCCGAGCGTTTCAGCAGCCGCAGCGCATTACTCCAATGACCTTCGGCAAATTCCAGCAAACCGCGCGTGGCCACCTGATTGGCTCGGCGCTCACGATTGTGCCGGGACCAGGGATTGATACGCCGCCCAGAGACATTCAGCACCCGGATCACTGCGCGTAGCAGTGACAGCAGGAGCCACAGCGCCAATAGAAAACCCACACCGACCCAGATACTGGTCTCGATCGACATGTTGCGCCAGGCAATCAATATGTAACCGGGATCCTCGGCTACCGCCATGCCCAGCAGCGCTGCGACCAGCAGCACGGCGAGGATGGCCAGATAACTTTTACTCATTCCGAGGCCTCCCCATTACCCGTGGCCGGTGCGCGGCGGCTCTGGATATAGGCCGCCAGGCCCTGCTCCAACGGCGAGAGATCCGGCGGCTCGAGGCTCACGTTTTCTTCGGCAAGACTCTCAATCTGGCCCTGCATGGCCTGAACCTGGGGGTTTTCCATCTCGAAATATCGACGCAATATGCTGTCGGCCTGCTCCAGGCTGGTCTCATAGACCTCCTGCTCGCCACGCAACGCAGCCCATTGAGCCTGTTCCATGGTCAGTTGCAGGGTCCGCTGCACGCGCTGCAACTCGGCCTCATCCAACAACGGTGTGATGACTTTGCCACGCTGGAAGTCCACGCGCACGTAGCGCTCCAAACGCATCAACACACGTTCGGCGCGAGTGCGGCGGGCCAGACGATCTTCGTATTCCTCTTCGACGCTGACCTCTTCCGGATCGAATACCGGCACCGGCAACGCGACCAGACGCTCCACCTGTTCACTCATTGCCGCCAGGCGCAGAAAGACACCCGCGCGGTCAATTTCCGGCAGCGCTCTCAGCTCACCCTGAAACTGCGCCAGTTGCTCGCGCACGGCAAAAACACCGCTGTCAGGTTGTGCTCGCAGGATACCGTCGACCGCCGTAAGCAACTCGCGTGCAGAGGTCACATCCTGCGAAGCAAGCAACCGCAGGCTGGCGAGCCGGACCAGGTACTCTGCCTCAGCCAGTTTCCAGTCGGACTGCGCATCACCCTGAAGGGTATCCAGCCGCTGACTGATGGCCTGCTGACTGCGCTGCATCTCGGCGCTCAGGCGCTCGACCTGCTGCCACTCATCGGCATTGGGCAAACCCTCAAGCCGCTGATCGAAGGCCTGCTGCTGTTGCTGCTGGGCAGACTGCAACTGGGCAACCTGCTCGGCCAAGGTCGCTCCCTCAAGCTGACGCTGGTCAGCCTGATACCACTGCCAGGCACTCAAGCCCAGAGCAGCCAATGCCACCAATAGGGCCAGACCCGACAGACCGCGACCCGGACCCGCTGTTTTGGCCGGCGGCTTCGGAGGCGCGCCACCCGGTGGCGTCGTTTTGCTTGAGGCCGAGCCCGCAGTCGTCTTGGACTTGAAGGAATCGGAAACGGTAGGTTCGCTAAGCGGCTTGCTAGTGCCGGTTTTATCCGTGCCCGGCCTGTCCACTCCCGAAGAGAGGGAAGGTGCGCCGGTAGCAGTTGCCGCTGAAGCAGCGCTGGTGGACGGCTCAGTAGATGCTTTCGGCTGGGTCTCGGGTTTGGCTGTCTGCTCACCGCCCAACGGCTTCGCCGGTTTAGCTGCGAAAGCTGAATCGGAGGCTGGTTTGGAGGCGGAATCGGAAGCGGGATCGGAAGCGGGATCGGAAGTCGGCGGTGCACCGAGCGGCCCGGTAGTGGGGATATCCTGCTCGTCCTTGCCGCTGTTGTTGTTCTGGTCTGTCGGTTTCACGCTATTCCCCTTGTTACGTCAGCGGATGAGCCATCACGGCTTCGATCACGGCGCTATCGTCCGCGCCGTTACACACTATTATGTCCTTGCAGCCCAACTCGGCTGCGCGCTCAGCCACACGCTGGCTGGGCACCCAACAACGCCACCCGGCCTGTTCTGACCAATTTTCGGCCGCCGCATGGCGCCAGTATTCCAGTGCCTGGACGCTAAGCACCAATATGCCCCTTGCGCCAGCCGCACTTGCTTCGGCAAGTCGCGCCGGTAGATCCTGCGCAGCACAACGGCGATAAAGCTCCAGATAATCTACCTGTGCACCCTGTACCCGCAGCTGCTCGGCCAGATGCTCCCGCCCGCCAGTCCCGCGCCAGATCAGTACTTTCAGATCCCCGGGCTGCAATAGCGCCTGCCAACGCGGCAACGCCAGTACCGCTTCAGAATCCTGACCCTGATCCGGCACCTGGACTGTCAAACCGGCGGTTTGCAGAACCTCGGCCGTGCTTTTGCCTACCGCAAACCAGTCAATACCCACCGGCATCTGCGGCCAATAATCCTCAAGCCTTTCCAACCCTAACCGCGCCGCCACCGGGCTGACTACAATCACTGCCTGAAAAAGGTCGATATTCAACAGCAATTGCCGCTGACTCGGCGTTTCCAGCTGCGGTTCGATATGCAGCAACGGCATACCCTGGGTGCGCACATTCAGGTGATCCAGCTTACCCGCAAGACGCTGATTGTCTCCCTCGGACCGCGTCAGCAGCAGCACGCCGGTCACTGCGGCTGAGCATCCTGATAAACCGCGTCCAGAATCGCCTGGGCACCTTGCGCGAGCAAATCCTCGGCGACCTGGATACCCAGAGCCTCCGGTGCTGAATCAGCGCCAGAGGCTTGTGCGGTCAACAGCAGCGTGCCATCGGGATTTCCTACCATGCCGCGTAACCACAACTGCCCATCCGCCCGTTCGGCGTAACAGGCAATCGGCACCTGACAGCCGCCGTTAAGGTGCGTATTCAACGCCCGTTCGGCGCGCACGCGCAGCGCACTGTCTTCATCGTTCAACGGCGCCAGCAGCGCATGCAGTTCGGTATCGGCGCTGCGGCATTCGATGCCCACGGCACCCTGGCCGCCAGCCGGCAAACTTTCTTCCGGTGGCATTGCGTAGCGGATACGCTGGTCAAAACCCAGGCGCATCAGGCCCGCTGCCGCAAGAATAATCGCGTCGTATTCGCCTGCATCGAGCTTGGCCAGCCGGGTATTAACGTTACCGCGTAGAAAGCGCACGGTCAGGTCCGGACGCCGGGCCATGATCTGCGCCTGCCGGCGCAGGCTCGAGGTGCCCACCACGCTGCCCTGCGGCAGATCGTCTACATGGTCAAAATGATTGGAAACGAAGGCGTCGCGCGGATCTTCCCGCTCGCAGATCACGTACAGGCCCAGACCTTCGGGAAAGGCCATGGGTACGTCTTTCATCGAGTGTACTGCCAGATCGGCCTCGTCGTTGAGGATGGCTGTTTCCAGCTCCTTGACGAACAGACCCTTGCCACCAATTTTAGCCAGTGGCGAGTCGAGCAGTTGATCACCGCGACTGACCATGGGAACCAGGCTAACAGTCAACCCGGGGTGCAGTTGTTCGAGGCGCGCCTTTACATATTCGGCCTGCCACAGGGCCAGGGCGCTCTTGCGGGTGGCAATTCGCAGATGTCGACTCATGGGATTCTCGATCAAAACCAATCCGCATGATACGCGATGCCCGGCTCAGCATCCACGCGGGTCTGTGTCGCAGGACGGATCGTGGAGCAGCAATTCACAGTTGACCCATAAGCTTGCGCAAGCCCGGGACGTGCCGGCGGCTAACCGTCAGTGTCTCTTCGGACAAACCCTTGAGATGAAGCTGAAAATGCCCTACTGAGCTGCGCTGCAAGCGCTCGATGCGATGACGGGCGACCAGGGCGTTGCGATGGATGCGCACGAAGTAGTCGCCGAATTCATCCTCCAGCGCCTTCAGCGGCTCATCCAACAGCACTTCGCCGTCCGTGTGGCGCAATGTGACGTACTTGTGGTCAGCAATAAAATACAGCACCTCGTCGATCGGGATCAGCTCTACACCCTTGCGCGTTCTGGCACTGATATGGCTGCGCGCCTGGGCCGAGTCGCCCACCCCATTGACGCGGCCGAGACTGCACAACTGAACCCGGTTCAGTCTTTGCGCATTCGCCAGCGCGTCGGCGAGATCTTCGCTGCGAACCGGTTTGAGCAGATAGCCGACGGCACTGACGGCAAAAGCATCCAGCGCATACTCACCATGCGCGGTACAAAATATCACTGCCGGCGCATCCGGCATGTCACAGAGCTTGGCGGCGGCCTGCAGGCCGTCCATACCGGGCATGCGGATATCCAGCAGGACGATGTCCGGTTGCTGCTCTGCTACCAGCTGCAAGGCTTCATGGCCATTGGTGGCGCTTTCCAGCATGGGTTCATAGCCGGGCAACGCTGTAATCAATCGAGCCAGTCTCTCTCTGGCCAGGGGCTCATCATCGGCGATAAGTACTTTCATGCCTTAATGACTTCTCTGCAAAATGGACGATGGATGCTTACAAGGATAGACCAGCTTACTGAAGAAGCGCGGTCCATCACGCCAGGATTCAACTTTTGCCTCAGGCCCGAACAGGCCGGTGAGGCGGGCACGAATATTGTCTAGCGCCATACGCGCACCCTGATGGGAAACCTCTAAGGGTGGACAACTGTTTGATACCAGTAGTTCGACGTGACCCTGTTGCCAACTGCCATCAATTTGAATATCGCCGCCCTCAAGACTCGGTTGCAGTCCGTGAAGAATGGCGTTCTCCAATAATGGCTGCAATGTCAGCAGCGGAATGGGTGTGTTCGGTGGCATCTGCTCGACCTGCCAGACCACCCGCAGCCGCTCGCCCAGGCGATACTGTTCTATACGCAGATAACCCTGGCAGAGCCGCAGCTCTTCCTCCCAGGTTGCCACGCCATCCGCTTCGGACAAGTTGGCGCGAAACAGATCCGCCAGATCCAGCACGGCGTTCTCGGCCTTGACCGGAGCGCTGCCAATCAGACTGACAATGCTGTTGAGACTGTTGAACAGAAAATGCGGGCGAATGCGCGATTGCAGCGACTGCAACCGCGCCTTGAGCTCGGCCTGTTCCTGACGCTGCCATTGCTGCTGCAGGTAAAAATAACGCAGCAGCAGACCGGTCATGATCAAGGCAATCAAACCATGCCGGAGCATCTGGCCCGGACGCAACTCCGGATAGCCGAGCATGCCGGCATCCAGCACCCAGTCAGCCATCACGGTAAAGAACAGAGTCAGGCCGACGACGACGGTGAAACACATCGCCAAGGCGACCAGCAATGCACGACGCTGCATCCAGCCCCGCAGACGGCAGAGCAGCGCAGCCGAGAGCAGCACTATCCATTGCACGAACAGCGAGGCCATGGCCAGACTCAGCCAGTCGAACGCCTCCGCCACCGGCACAGCCAGCACCCAGATCAGCACCAGCAATTCAGCCAGTACCACCAGGGTGAAAACCGCCATGGAGGAACATAGATCGGGGAGGAAGAAATCTTCCCCCGCATAAGGTTTTTTGAGCAGTGTCCAGAGTCCGTTCTTCATTGGCCAAGTGTCCGCCAGCCGGGCGCCATCACGCAAGCCTGAAGTGGTATGCTAGCGACCTTTGCCAGCCAAACTTTTCGAATTGCGAGCCAACGCGACCTATGAGCCAAGATCAGACAACCAATCAATCCTGGGGTGGCCGTTTCAGCGAACCGGTTGACGCCTTTGTTGCCCGCTTCACCGCTTCGGTGGATTTTGACAAGCGCCTGTTCAAACACGACATTCAGGGCTCGATTGCCCACGCCACCATGCTGGCCAAGGTCGGCGTGCTGAGCGAAGAAGAGCGCGACAGCATTCTTGCTGGCCTGCACAGCATCCAGAGCGAAATCGAAGCCGGCCAGTTTGACTGGCGGGTGGATCTGGAAGACGTGCACATGAATATCGAGGCGCGGCTGACCGCGCAAATCGGCGTGACTGGCAAAAAGCTGCATACCGGCCGCTCGCGTAACGATCAGGTCGCCACCGATATCCGCCTGTGGCTGCGAGAAGAAATCGACATCATTCTGGTTGAGCTGGCGCGCCTGCAAATCGGCCTGCTGGATCAGGCCGAACGCCATGCCCACGTGATCATGCCCGGCTTTACCCATTTGCAGACTGCGCAACCGGTGACCTTTGGTCATCACCTGCTGGCCTGGTTCGAGATGCTCAGCCGCGACCGCGAGCGCCTGCTCGACTGCCGCAAGCGCGTCAACCGCATGCCGCTGGGCAGCGCGGCGCTGGCCGGCACCACCTATCCGATTGATCGGCAGATGACCTGTGAACTGCTCGGCTTCGATGCGGTTTCAGGCAACTCGCTGGACGGCGTGTCCGATCGCGATTTCGCCATCGAGTTCTGCGCAGCGGCGTCCGTGGCGATGATGCACCTGTCGCGCTTCTCCGAAGAGCTGGTGCTGTGGACAAGCGCGCAATTCAACTTTATCAATCTGCCCGACCGCTTCTGCACTGGCTCTTCGATCATGCCGCAGAAAAAGAATCCCGACGTGCCCGAACTGGTGCGCGGCAAGACCGGCCGTGTTTACGGACACCTGATGGGCCTGCTGACGCTGATGAAGAGCCAGCCATTGGCCTACAACAAGGACAATCAGGAAGACAAGGAACCGCTGTTCGACGCAGCCGACACGCTGCGCGACTGCCTGCGTGCCTTTGCCGACATGATTCCGGCGATCCAGCCCAAGGTCCCGGCCATGCGCGAAGCGGCCCTGCGCGGCTTCTCCACCGCCACCGATCTGGCTGATTATCTGGTACGCAAGGGCCTGCCGTTCCGCGATTGCCATGAAATCGTTGGCCATGCGGTCAAATACGGCGTGGAATCGAGCAAGGATCTGGCCGAGATGAGTCTGGAAGAGCTGCGCCAGTTCAGCGACCAGATCGATCAAGATGTGTTTGAGGTACTGACGCTGGAAGGCTCGGTGAACGCCCGTGACCATATCGGCGGCACTGCACCCAAGCAGGTGCTGGCTGCGGTCAAGCGTGGCCGCGAGCTGTTGGCCGATTAACACTTAACAGAGCCATGCTTGGAAGGCCTCTGCGCAACGCGGGGCCTTCGCTCCCGTCAGGCGTGAGGCTGCTGCTGGGTGATGCAGTGAATATTGCCGCCACCAAGCAGAATCTCGCGGCCCGGCACCATCACTACCCGCCGATCCGGAAACAGCTGCTCCAGCACGGCTTTCGCCGGTTCGTCCTGCGGATCATCAAAGCAGGGCGCGATGATGCCGTCATTGACGATCAAAAAATTCACATAAGACCCAGCCAGCCGAATCGACGGATCGCGTGGCTGCGAGCCGGCGATCCGATCCACACCGGCACACTCTTCTGCGGTGGCGTAGAGCGGACCGGGAATCGGCATGCGGTGCACCTTGAGCTCGCGCCCCTGCGCATCACGACTGGCTTCCAGGATTCTCAATGCTTTCTGACAGCGATCGAAATTCGGATCTTCCGGATCATCGGTCCAGGCCAGCAACACTTCACCGGGCCGCACGAAACAGCAGAAATTGTCGACATGACCATCGGTCTCGTCGTTATACAGACCTTCCGGCAGCCAGATGACCTTGTCGATGCCCAGATGATCAGCCAGCTTTATTTCAATCTCCTCGCGCAACAGATGCGGGTTGCGATTGGGGTTAAGCAGGCACTCCTCGGTAGTAATCAGCGTGCCTTCACCATCTACATGAATAGCACCACCCTCAAGTACAAACCCCTCAGTGCGATAGCGCGGGCTACGCACCAGGCCCAGGATTTTATCCGCGACCTGATCATCGCGCTGCCACGGCCAGTACAAACCACCGTTAAAGCCGCCCCAGGCATTGAAGGTCCAATCTACGCCGCGCAAGCCGCCATGGGGGTGGGTGACGAAGGTGGGGCCAGTGTCGCGCACCCAGGCGTCGTCTGTGGTCAACTCGACCACGCGGATACCCGGGTGGCTCAGCTGTAAATTGGCGTTTTCATATTGGGCGGCAGACACACAGACTGTCACCGGCTCGAAGCTGGCAATTGCCCGCGCTACTTCGGCAAACGCGGCTTGCGCCGGCTTGGCGCCCAGGCGCCAATTATCCGGACGCTCGGGCCAGACCATCCAGGTCTGGCTGTGCGGCGCCCATTCGGCGGGCATGCTGTAACCATCGGCGCGGGGCGTACTGTGCAAGGTATACATCGGGATCAGGACTCCAGTGAACCATCCAGGGTTTTAATCGGGCCATACAGGTTTGGCCGACGATCACGGAAGCTGCCCCAGGCGCTGCGGATATGCTCAAGCTGATCCAGGTCGAACTGCTGCACCAGCACACCCTCTTCGGTTTCGTTCAGTTCCTGGACCTTGGCCCCGAACTGATCGGCAATGAATGAGGAGCCATAGAAGGTAATGTCATAGTCGTCCTGCTCCTCGCGACCAATCCGGTTGCTCGCCACCAACGGCATCAGGTTGGCACCGGCATGGCCTTGCTGCACACGCTGCCAATGATCGCGCGAGGTAATGTTCGGGTCATGCGGCTCGCTGCCAATCGCGGTCGGATAGAACAGAATCTCCGCACCCATCAACGCCATGCTGCGCGCGCATTCCGGGAACCACTGATCCCAGCAGATACCCACGCCGATCTTGGCATACCGGGTCTGCCAGACCTTGAAACCGGTATCGCCAGGATTGAAATAATACTTTTCGTGGTACCCGGGGCCATCCGGGATATGGCTCTTGCGATACAAACCCAGATTGCTGCCGTCGGCATCGATGATCACAATACTGTTGAAGCGCGCACGCCCGGCCAGTTCGAAAAAGCTGATCGGCAATACCACTTGCAGCTCTTTGGCCAAGGCCTTGAAGTGCGCAATCGCCGGATTCTGGTCGATCGTGGTGGCCAGTTGCAGATACTCAGCATTGGGTTTCTGACAGAAGTAGGGGGTTTCAAACAACTCCTGAATCAAAATGATCTGCGCGCCTTTGCCCGCAGCTTCGCGGACCAGCTTTTCGGCTTTATCAATATTGGCCTGGCGATCCCAAGAACAGCTCATCTGGGTAGCGGCAACAGTTACAAGACGACTCATATCTCTCTCCTGCACAACAAATAATAGGCTGCCGGACAAGCCCGGCGGACAACAAAAAATACTGTCTAAACGGCATCTACTCTGATCACGTAGCGCCACATTGGCGCGCAGCTCTCACGTTCAATCATCGCGCGTCGCGTATGCCATACCATAACAGGGCCAGCGCCCGAATGGCGGTTTGCAGCGCTGTTCCCTGCGGCACTGGCCTATGTTTGAGCCGTGCAAACAGATCAAAGCCCTGCTGCTGACCCATCACCGCATCAGCCATGAGCTTACCCGCCAGCCCGGCTAATGCGACACCCTGGCCAGAATAGCCCTGGGTAAAAAATACCCTATCACCGAGCCGGCCGAAATGCGGGGCCTTACTGGCGGTCATGGCTACCTGGCCGCCCCAGAGGTATTCGAAATCCGCTTGCGCCAGCGCCGGAAACACTTGCGTCATGCGCTGCCGCATGGTCTGGCGCAAGGCTTCGGGGCGGGCGTCCCGGGCGCTGGCGCGCCCACCGAACAGCAAGCGGCCATCGGCGCTTAGCCGGTAGTAGTCGATCAGAGTATTCATATCGCATACCGCTGCGCGCGAAGGAATCAGCTGATCAGCCAGTTCGCCCAATGGCGCTGTCGCGCCAACATAACTGCCAATCGGCATAAAGCGGCGTTGATGCCAGGGCAGCAACTGGCCTATATAAGCATTGCCGGCAAGCAGCAGATGATCGGCTCTGACATGCCCCTGATCGGTATGCACGGTCACGCCGGTGCTGTCCTGTTGGTAGCTCAGCACCGGCGAATGTTCAAACAGCGTTGCGCCATGCTCTTCAGCCGCCAGTGCCAATCCCAATACATATTTCAGCGGATGCAGGTCGCCGCCGCCCATGTCCATGACGCCGGCCTGATAGTCGGCATTGAGCAGACCCTGCAAGCTGTCCCGATCATGAAAGGCCAGTTGGTCGTAGCCTAGCTCTTCCAGGCTCGCCTGCCAGGCTTTCAACTCAGGCACATGCCTCGGTTTGTTGGCGACGAGCAAAATGCCCTGTTTGAGTTCGCACTCAATCGCATATTCCGCTACGCGTTTACGCAATAACTCCACGCCGGCGAGGCTCAACTGCCAGAGTTCTCGGGCCTGTTCGGCGC
This genomic stretch from Halopseudomonas pelagia harbors:
- a CDS encoding NAD(P)/FAD-dependent oxidoreductase, yielding MTEHDSWYHSSIPPQKTRSTLQGEHRVDVCVVGGGFTGVSAALELAKAGRTVSLIEAEHVGWGCSGRNGGQINPGLAADQAALEKQLGAEQARELWQLSLAGVELLRKRVAEYAIECELKQGILLVANKPRHVPELKAWQASLEELGYDQLAFHDRDSLQGLLNADYQAGVMDMGGGDLHPLKYVLGLALAAEEHGATLFEHSPVLSYQQDSTGVTVHTDQGHVRADHLLLAGNAYIGQLLPWHQRRFMPIGSYVGATAPLGELADQLIPSRAAVCDMNTLIDYYRLSADGRLLFGGRASARDARPEALRQTMRQRMTQVFPALAQADFEYLWGGQVAMTASKAPHFGRLGDRVFFTQGYSGQGVALAGLAGKLMADAVMGQQQGFDLFARLKHRPVPQGTALQTAIRALALLWYGIRDAR
- the aguA gene encoding agmatine deiminase, whose translation is MYTLHSTPRADGYSMPAEWAPHSQTWMVWPERPDNWRLGAKPAQAAFAEVARAIASFEPVTVCVSAAQYENANLQLSHPGIRVVELTTDDAWVRDTGPTFVTHPHGGLRGVDWTFNAWGGFNGGLYWPWQRDDQVADKILGLVRSPRYRTEGFVLEGGAIHVDGEGTLITTEECLLNPNRNPHLLREEIEIKLADHLGIDKVIWLPEGLYNDETDGHVDNFCCFVRPGEVLLAWTDDPEDPNFDRCQKALRILEASRDAQGRELKVHRMPIPGPLYATAEECAGVDRIAGSQPRDPSIRLAGSYVNFLIVNDGIIAPCFDDPQDEPAKAVLEQLFPDRRVVMVPGREILLGGGNIHCITQQQPHA
- the aguB gene encoding N-carbamoylputrescine amidase — its product is MSRLVTVAATQMSCSWDRQANIDKAEKLVREAAGKGAQIILIQELFETPYFCQKPNAEYLQLATTIDQNPAIAHFKALAKELQVVLPISFFELAGRARFNSIVIIDADGSNLGLYRKSHIPDGPGYHEKYYFNPGDTGFKVWQTRYAKIGVGICWDQWFPECARSMALMGAEILFYPTAIGSEPHDPNITSRDHWQRVQQGHAGANLMPLVASNRIGREEQDDYDITFYGSSFIADQFGAKVQELNETEEGVLVQQFDLDQLEHIRSAWGSFRDRRPNLYGPIKTLDGSLES